From Triticum aestivum cultivar Chinese Spring chromosome 4A, IWGSC CS RefSeq v2.1, whole genome shotgun sequence, a single genomic window includes:
- the LOC123083906 gene encoding B3 domain-containing protein_Os12g40080-like, which translates to MSNSIFCIIFILCILLWFQPCFLHWFLFLQTIPEDFLKRFRGEIPKEIKLEARNGHIYTVGVAKYPDKLVLRAGWETFVETYGLQIDDSVVFRYNGNSQFNVIVFDRFGREKASSVIADSTPLSPYVQERHIGAPETLVRSHGHSLPPGMQSPTENVNISQGHPQLMRVQPHTDNVSRSQGHAQHVQMQLPTDNMRRSEGHPQPIQMQSPSANVDHFVDDSRHMQMQPPTETLNRSNCQPQSLQMQLTCAERQSNLQRNKSNQGNKSVASSSGTPTQTLVLSYRDSLCLEDDTNLCETSRYTLGWNTRLNPAQKKKVDQKVEHIPSDNPTFVAMMSKCNVTGTFTLSVPKQYVKRHVGDTERNICLQCLGKRWEVQFGGRPEEKRIISGWRRFVKDNDVEMGDSLSSEDTDHEEGALPDCILARFTRLTTDQKKAVKEKVQFIDSETPIFVAMMQQTNVTGRYTLSLSKKYINKYLGDEVRSICLERLGERCQVWFGRRPQDKRIIGGWTKFVKANEVEVGDICLFELLKHRKLCAMKVHIIRAKDFS; encoded by the exons ATGTCAAATAGTATATTTTGCATAATCTTCATACTTTGTATCCTCCTATGGTTTCAACCATGTTTTCTTCATTGGTTCTTGTTTCTGCAGACCATCCCAGAAGATTTTCTGAAACGATTCAGGGGTGAGATCCCAAAAGAGATCAAGCTAGAAGCACGAAATGGTCATATTTACACTGTTGGAGTTGCCAAGTATCCAGATAAACTAGTCCTTAGAGCAGGATGGGAGACTTTTGTCGAAACCTACGGTCTACAGATCGACGACTCTGTGGTATTTAGATACAATGGAAACTCTCAGTTCAATGTCATAGTGTTCGATCGATTTGGCCGTGAGAAAGCATCATCGGTTATTGCAGACAGTACTCCTCTGTCTCCTTATGTGCAGGAAAGGCACATAGGCGCTCCTGAAACTTTGGTCCGTTCTCATGGTCATTCTCTGCCCCCTGGAATGCAATCTCCCACTGAAAATGTGAATATTTCTCAAGGGCATCCTCAGCTCATGCGTGTGCAGCCGCATACTGATAACGTGAGCCGTTCTCAAGGGCATGCTCAACATGTGCAAATGCAACTGCCTACCGACAATATGAGACGTTCCGAAGGGCATCCTCAGCCCATACAAATGCAATCGCCTAGTGCAAATGTGGACCATTTTGTTGATGACAGTCGGCACATGCAAATGCAACCACCTACTGAGACTCTGAATCGTTCTAATTGCCAGCCCCAGTCTCTGCAAATGCAGCTGACATGTGCTGAGAGGCAGTCAAATCTTCAGAGGAATAAATCAAATCAGGGCAACAAGAGCGTGGCGAGTTCTTCAGGCACTCCCACTCAGACTCTAGTTCTTTCATACA GGGATTCTTTGTGCTTGGAAGATGATACTAATTTATGTGAAACATCTAGATACACGCTTGGGTGGAACACCCGTCTAAATCCAGCGCAGAAGAAGAAAGTTGACCAGAAGGTCGAACATATCCCATCTGACAATCCAACCTTTGTGGCCATGATGAGCAAGTGCAATGTTACAGGAACTTTCACCCTA AGTGTGCCCAAACAATATGTCAAGCGACATGTGGGAGATACGGAGCGCAACATATGTCTTCAGTGCCTTGGCAAGAGGTGGGAAGTGCAATTTGGTGGTAGGCCTGAAGAGAAAAGGATTATATCTGGCTGGCGGAGGTTTGTAAAGGACAATGATGTTGAGATGG GAGATTCCTTGTCATCGGAAGATACTGATCATGAAGAAGGTGCTTTGCCTGATTGCATCCTTGCACGTTTTACGCGCCTTACTACAGATCAGAAGAAGGCAGTGAAGGAGAAGGTTCAATTTATTGATTCTGAAACTCCCATCTTTGTTGCCATGATGCAACAAACCAATGTTACTGGAAGATACACTCTA AGCCTTTCAAAGAAATATATTAACAAATATTTGGGAGACGAGGTGCGGAGCATCTGCCTTGAGCGACTTGGCGAGAGGTGTCAAGTATGGTTTGGACGCAGGCCTCAGGATAAAAGGATTATAGGCGGATGGACAAAGTTCGTGAAAGCCAATGAGGTGGAGGTGGGAGATATCTGCCTCTTCGAGCTGCTGAAGCATCGGAAATTGTGTGCCATGAAAGTTCATATCATCCGCGCAAAGGACTTCAGTTGA